From one Colletotrichum destructivum chromosome 3, complete sequence genomic stretch:
- a CDS encoding Putative helicase, P-loop containing nucleoside triphosphate hydrolase — protein sequence MIQYTVRRFSKPFRLRPPSYVLRPLIAPPKQPAPFSPRYTSFKVQLRDYQEECIQSVLQSLKDGHKRLGISLATGSGKTVIFTQLIERIQPRRGRATQTLILAHRRELVEQAARHCTNSYPNSSVEIEMGSIHASGTADITIASLQSITSGDRLSKFAPERFKLVLVDEAHHIVAPGYMRVLRHFGLDIKRADSPALVGVSATFSRFDGLKIGAAIDQIVYHKDYVDMIGDKWLSDVVFTTVESTADISRVKNGANGDFQQGDLSRVVNTDQINEITVRSWLARASDRKSTLVFCVDLAHVAGLTQTFRKHGYDARFVTGDTPKVERSQILEAFRKGEFPVLVNCGVFTEGTDIPNIDCVVLARPTRSRNLLVQMIGRGMRLHEGKRDCHVIDMVSSLETGIVTTPTLFGLDPGEVVNKASSADLNDIKDRKQAEQLRQQHTYSDARDPKPTAVPATSVTFTDYNSVFDLIEDTSGEKHIRAISQYAWVQVGADRYVLCAPSGSFIRLSKLESDAASKTEQQPPLWLAVEVRALPAGVAKSPYAAPRELLKATTFADAVHGSDKYASEAFPHVFIHRYQRWRKGPPTPGQIEFLNKLRPKEEPLTADDIDKGKATDMITKIKHGAKGRFAGIMTEKRKIQRQHHKISQHEARARHEKVSVGPVDS from the exons ATGATACAATACACAGTACGGAGGTTCTCAAAGCCATTTAGACTAAGGCCCCCAAGTTATGTACTCCGACCACTCATAGCTCCGCCTAAGCAACCTgctcccttttccccccgATACACAAGCTTCAAGGTCCAGCTGAGAGACTATCAAGAAGAGTGCATCCAGTCTGTCTTGCAATCCCTCAAAGATGGACACAAGAGACTGGGAATATCGTTAGCTACGGGCAGTGGCAAAACG GTGATTTTCACTCAGTTGATCGAGAGAATCCAACCGAGGCGAGGCCGCGCTACGCAGACCCTGATCCTCGCGCACCGGCGGGAGCTTGTGGAGCAAGCAGCGCGACACTGCACAAATTCCTACCCCAACAGCTCTGTGGAGATTGAGATGGGCTCCATCCATGCCTCCGGCACCGCGGACATTACTATAGCCAGCCTGCAGAGCATCACCTCGGGTGACCGGTTGAGCAAGTTTGCCCCGGAGCGCTTCAAGCTCGTACTCGTAGATGAGGCCCATCACATCGTCGCACCGGGCTACATGCGCGTGCTCCGCCACTTCGGGCTCGACATCAAGCGCGCCGACTCCCCAGCACTGGTTGGCGTGTCCGCCACCTTTTCCCGATTCGATGGGCTCAAGATTGGGGCTGCCATCGACCAGATCGTCTATCACAAGGACTACGTCGACATGATCGGCGATAAGTGGCTGTCGGACGTCGTCTTCACGACAGTGGAGTCAACGGCCGACATATCCAGGGTCAAAAacggcgccaacggcgactTCCAGCAGGGGGACCTGTCCCGTGTGGTCAACACGGATCAGATCAACGAGATCACCGTCAGGAGCTGGTTGGCCAGGGCATCGGACCGGAAGTCGACCCTTGTGTTTTGCGTTGATCTTGCACACGTTGCCGGGCTGACCCAGACGTTTCGGAAGCATGGTTACGATGCCAGGTTCGTAACCGGTGACACACCCAAAGTAGAGAGAAGCCAGATACTCGAGGCGTTCAGAAAGGGAGAGTTCCCCGTGCTCGTGAACTGTGGTGTGTTTACTGAGGGCACTGACATTCCCAACATCGACTGCGTGGTCCTCGCGCGGCCAACACGATCCAGAAACCTGCTGGTCCAAATGATTGGGAGAGGAATGAGACTACACGAGGGAAAGCGCGACTGTCACGTAATCGACATGGTGTCAAGTCTGGAGACCGGCATAGTTACCACGCCTACACTGTTCGGTCTCGACCCAGGGGAGGTCGTCAACAAGGCGTCATCGGCAGATCTGAACGACATCAAGGACCGGAAGCAGGCGGAGCAGCTCAGGCAGCAGCATACTTATTCCGACGCCCGGGACCCCAAACCTACTGCCGTACCAGCTACATCAGTCACTTTCACGGACTACAACTCCGTATTCGATCTCATCGAGGACACCTCGGGTGAAAAGCACATCCGGGCCATCAGCCAGTACGCCTGGGTCCAAGTCGGCGCCGACAGATATGTGCTTTGCGCCCCGAGCGGATCGTTCATCCGCCTCTCCAAGCTCGAAtccgacgccgcctccaaAACCGAACAGCAACCTCCCCTTTGGCTTGCCGTCGAAGTTCGCGCCCTacccgccggcgtcgccaagTCCCCCTACGCCGCACCCCGGGAGCTCCTCAAAGCGACAAccttcgccgacgccgtccacGGCAGCGACAAGTATGCCTCCGAGGCGTTCCCGCACGTCTTCATCCACCGGTACCAGCGTTGGCGCAAGGGGCCACCCACGCCCGGCCAGATTGAGTTTCTCAACAAGCTGCGCCCCAAGGAGGAGCCCCTGACGgccgacgacatcgacaaAGGGAAAGCCACGGACATGATCACCAAGATCAAGCACGGGGCCAAGGGCCGGTTCGCGGGCATCATGACAGAGAAGCGGAAGATTCAGCGGCAGCATCACAAGATCTCCCAGCACGAGGCACGAGCACGGCACGAGAAGGTGTCTGTCGGCCCAGTTGATTCGTGA
- a CDS encoding Putative Homeobox-like domain superfamily protein produces the protein MTMEPEADYLPDEEEIGVFEEPEHSPSKRQRTERQGSEPVYSGVSSGDDETGVQEARSSQKRRAMSIFVEPVLKRHKGVFNNNYLDLLNRDIGDVAGIMPVDGEDLPPSQIGLTLWAPYEKKVFFEALSRLGKDNIRGISDRIRTKSEIEVRQYISLLEDAIESRGQEQEGGLKSLGLEEYPAAVEISQPCCYALDEAADALSFRQERHEELAEQKKWGDCWNINLELAKRIEGDHGLERDPTFASDHGLEFTEILRVKSFVRLPERIFMNASHAENNWQFVSEEPPTIRATALQDFHSLLVSVTKRLVLSTLFIAESRIRGKRRVVPSTRNLVRRKDVEAAVASLGMKQNSDEFWVTCARRLRLEVWDDEDEEDAEEEDNDKEPMVYDNVENILRSRSDGPQDRAMKERSSTPEIKFEDRESSDSAVDETSGEEGSDDDEAGAADLDDAEREVTEEAKEVLVHSAYDFPKTHRTTEALKNTIRHERAQEAQAEAEDAKTSYEAELELWRLLQRQPPESLMMPQVPEHGRRALRGVRDLYNAGRKWRERLTYHSEWEMLGTSQVQDKGW, from the coding sequence ATGACCATGGAGCCGGAAGCCGACTACTTGCccgacgaagaggagatTGGAGTTTTCGAGGAACCTGAGCATTCGCCTTCAAAGCGGCAAAGAACTGAACGCCAAGGATCTGAACCTGTCTATTCAGGCGTATCTTccggcgacgatgagacCGGTGTCCAGGAAGCCCGCTCATCACAGAAGCGGCGGGCCATGAGTATATTTGTCGAGCCGGTTCTCAAACGGCATAAGGGCGTTTTCAACAACAACTACTTAGATCTCCTGAACAGAGACATTGGAGATGTCGCGGGCATCATGCCGGTTGATGGGGAGGACTTGCCTCCGTCGCAAATTGGCTTGACGCTCTGGGCACCGTACGAGAAGAAAGTGTTCTTCGAAGCTCTCTCTAGACTCGGAAAGGACAACATCCGGGGCATCTCCGACCGCATACGAACCAAAAGTGAGATTGAGGTCCGTCAGTACATCAGCTTGCTGGAGGATGCTATTGAAAGCAGAGGACAGGAGCAGGAAGGCGGTCTGAAGTCTTTGGGACTAGAGGAGTACCCCGCGGCCGTCGAGATCAGCCAGCCGTGCTGCTATGCGCTCGATGAGGCGGCCGACGCACTCTCCTTTCGTCAAGAGCGAcacgaggagctcgccgagcagaAGAAGTGGGGCGATTGCTGGAACATCAACCTGGAGCTCGCGAAGCGCATCGAAGGCGACCACGGTCTCGAGAGGGATCCCACCTTCGCGAGCGACCATGGCTTGGAGTTTACGGAGATCCTTCGCGTCAAAAGCTTTGTGCGGCTGCCCGAGCGCATCTTCATGAACGCATCCCACGCCGAAAACAACTGGCAGTTTGTTAGCGAGGAGCCGCCAACGATCCGGGCCACCGCCCTTCAGGACTTTCACTCTCTCCTCGTTTCCGTTACGAAAAGGCTCGTCCTCTCGACGTTGTTCATCGCTGAGTCTCGGATCAGGGGTAAGAGGAGGGTAGTGCCGTCTACGAGAAACCTTGTAAGGCGCAAGGATGTCGAAGCGGCGGTCGCGTCCCTAGGGATGAAGCAGAACAGCGACGAGTTCTGGGTGACGTGTGCGCGTCGGCTGCGGCTCGAAGTAtgggacgatgaggatgaagaggatgcggaggaagaggacaaTGACAAGGAGCCGATGGTGTACGACAACGTGGAGAACATCCTTCGGAGTCGATCCGATGGCCCCCAAGATAGGGCAATGAAAGAACGATCTTCGACGCCGGAGATCAAGTTTGAGGACCGCGAGTCGTCCGACTCCGCAGTAGACGAGACCTCAGGCGAGGAAGGAtcggatgatgatgaggcgGGTgctgccgacctcgacgatgccgaacGCGAGGTCACCGAGGAGGCCAAAGAGGTCCTTGTCCACTCCGCCTACGATTTCCCCAAGACGCACCGCACGACGGAGGCTCTGAAGAATACAATCCGACACGAGCGAGCGCAGGAAGCTCAAgcagaggccgaggatgcaAAGACGAGCTACGAGGCGGAGTTGGAATTGTGGCGGCTTCTGCAGCGACAACCCCCCGAGTCGTTGATGATGCCACAGGTTCCGGAGCATGGCCGCAGAGCCCTCCGGGGCGTCAGGGACCTCTACAACGCCGGACGGAAATGGAGGGAGAGGTTGACATACCACAGCGAGTGGGAGATGCTCGGGACGTCACAGGTACAGGACAAGGGGTGGTGA